Proteins co-encoded in one Streptococcus ruminicola genomic window:
- a CDS encoding nucleobase:cation symporter-2 family protein: MHNMEMNEQKHSQAAILGLQHLLAMYAGSILVPIMIASALNYSAEQLTYLISTDIFMCGVATFLQLQLRKHFGVGLPVVLGCAFQSVAPLSIIGAKQGSGYMFGALIVSGIYVILISGIFSKIADFFPPVVTGSVITTIGLTLIPVAIGNMGDNSDKPTAQSLILALVTIAIVLAVNIFAKGFIKSIAILIGLIGGTIVAAFMGLVDTSVVANAPLVHIPQPFYFGAPKFEITSIIMMCIIATVSMVESTGVYLALSDLTGEKLDSKRLRNGYRAEGAAVLLGGIFNTFPYTGFSQNVGLVRISGIKTRRPIYYTALFLVILGLLPKFGAMAQMIPSPVLGGAMIVLFGMVALQGIQMLNQVDFQNNEYNFIIAAVSIACGVGFNGTNLFVSLPNTVQMFLTNGIVIAALFAVVLNLILNGKPKK; the protein is encoded by the coding sequence TATTCTAGGTTTGCAACATTTACTTGCCATGTATGCAGGATCAATCTTGGTTCCTATCATGATTGCCAGCGCCCTCAACTATTCAGCTGAACAATTAACTTACCTAATCTCAACTGATATTTTCATGTGTGGGGTTGCTACATTCTTGCAATTGCAGTTACGTAAGCACTTTGGTGTCGGACTTCCAGTTGTTCTTGGTTGTGCCTTCCAATCTGTTGCACCGTTATCAATCATTGGGGCTAAACAAGGTTCTGGTTACATGTTTGGTGCTTTGATTGTCTCTGGTATTTATGTGATTTTGATTTCTGGCATTTTCTCAAAAATTGCTGATTTCTTCCCACCAGTTGTTACTGGTTCTGTCATCACAACTATTGGTTTAACTTTGATTCCAGTTGCTATCGGTAACATGGGTGATAACTCAGACAAACCAACAGCACAATCATTGATTTTGGCACTTGTAACCATTGCGATTGTTCTTGCGGTTAATATTTTTGCTAAAGGATTCATTAAATCAATTGCCATTTTGATTGGTTTGATTGGTGGAACGATTGTGGCTGCCTTTATGGGCTTGGTTGATACATCAGTAGTCGCTAACGCACCGCTTGTTCACATTCCACAACCATTCTACTTTGGCGCACCAAAATTTGAAATCACATCAATCATTATGATGTGTATCATTGCAACTGTTTCAATGGTTGAATCAACTGGTGTTTATCTTGCATTGTCAGATTTGACTGGTGAAAAATTAGACAGCAAACGTCTTCGTAACGGTTACCGTGCAGAAGGTGCAGCCGTTCTTCTTGGAGGTATTTTCAATACTTTCCCATATACTGGATTCTCACAAAACGTTGGTTTGGTTCGTATTTCAGGAATCAAAACACGTCGTCCAATTTACTATACAGCTTTGTTCCTTGTGATTCTTGGGCTTCTTCCAAAATTCGGTGCAATGGCACAAATGATTCCAAGTCCAGTTCTTGGTGGTGCTATGATTGTTCTTTTTGGTATGGTAGCTCTTCAAGGGATTCAAATGCTAAATCAAGTTGATTTCCAAAATAACGAATACAACTTTATCATTGCTGCGGTTTCAATCGCTTGTGGAGTTGGTTTTAACGGAACAAATCTCTTTGTTAGCCTTCCAAATACAGTTCAAATGTTCTTAACAAATGGTATTGTTATTGCTGCATTATTTGCTGTTGTTCTTAATTTGATTTTAAACGGAAAACCAAAAAAATAA